ATCTGCCGGCAGGCGATTGCGTCGTTCGGGTCGCCTGGTCGTCGCTCAACTACAAGGACGCCCTCGGGGCAACCGGCCACCCGGGAGTGGTACGTAGATTTCCCCATGTGCCGGGCATCGATGCCGCCGGGACGATCGAGTCGAGCACCAGCGACAAATTCCGCCCTGGGGACCGGATCGTCATCACCGGCTTTGAGCTGGGCGCTCCGGCCTGGGGTGGGTACAGCGAGCTGATTCGCGTGCCGGCGGGGTGGATCGTGCCCTTGCCGCCGGACCTCACGCTGCGAGAAAGCATGATCTTCGGCACCGCCGGCTTTACCGCGGCACAATCGGTCGAGGCGCTGCTGATGCGCGGCGTGCAGCCGGGCTCGGGCGAGGTGCTGGTGACCGGGGCCACCGGCGGCGTCGGCTCGCTGGCCGTGGCGATGCTCGCGCGGCTGGGCTTTCAAGTCGTGGCCGCAACGGGCAAGCCACAGTCCGAGGGGTATCTACGCGAGCTGGGCGCCGCTCGGATCGTCGGGCGCGACGAAGTGCTCGATACGAGCAACCGTCCATTGCTGTCGGCGCGCTGGGCCGGCGCGGTCGACACCGTCGGCGGCAACCTGTTGGCCAGCGTGCTGCGCGGCGTGAAGACGCACGGAGTGGTCACCTGCTGCGGACTGGTGGGTGGTACCGATTTGAATACCTCGGTCTATCCCTTCATCCTGCGAGGGATCGACCTGGTGGGCATCGACTCGGCCACCTGGCCCATCGAACGCCGCCCCGAGCTGTGGGCACGGATGGCCGGGCCGTGGCGCCCGGCGAATCTCGAGCGCCTGGTCGCCGGCGAAGTCACGCTCGAGGGCCTGGCCCCGGAAATCGCCAAGATCCTCGGCGGCGGCCAGCAAGGCCGCGTGCTGGTGCGCCTCTCGGGCGAATAGCTCAGTCGTACCCGAGTTCGCGAAGCTGCTCTTCGTCGAGCCCGAAGTGGTGGCCGACTTCGTGCAGAATCGTAATTCGAATCTGTTCGCGCAGGGCATCGTCGTTCGGCTCGTCGTCTTCTTCGGCCAGGCAAATGATGCCGTAGCGGTAAATGGAAATCGTTTCGGGCGCCCAACCGATCCGATCGCTACTTTGTTCGCCAAGCGGAATTCCCGTGTAGAGCCCGCACAGCTCGCTGGCGTCACGAATCCTCAGCTCGCGCAGGAGCTTGCGCGGAGGATAGTCGTCGACGACCAGCGGCACCGTCTCGAGCAGGTCCATGACGTCGCTCGGCAGGTCATCCAAGACCTGTTCGAGTAGCTCGTCGAAGCGGCGGCGAAGACGCGTGTCCATAACGGCAATTCAGTGCGTCGAACCAGCGTCCTGTTCATAGTCGCGCAACGCCTGGACCAGCGCGGGAATCGCCTTCTTGGCCGCAGGCCCGATTTGACCGATCGCGCCGGCCGCCGCACGGCGCACACCTTTGTCGCCGTCTTGCAGGGCCGCGATCAACGCATCGAGCGCCGGTTCCGCCTCGGGGCCCATCCGTGCGAGTGCCCTGACCGCTTCGGCGCGGACCAGGGGGTCGGGGTCGCGCAGCGCCTCGAGCAGCGCCGGAATCGCGGCCTCGCCAATGCGCCCCAACGCATCGGATGCGGCTTCATTCACGCCGCGTTCGGGCGGCGGCGCGCCCAAGCCCACCAACAACGGCCGCTGCGGGGGCGGCGGCAGCTCCGATCGCGCTGCCTCGATCTGCTCCTGGGTCGGTCCGGCGTCTTCGACCTCGCCCACGGTCGCCGCCGTCGCCGCCGTATTGGGCGTGGCTTCGCGGCTACCGCAGCCGCCCAACAGGGCGACGCCGAGCACGACGATGGTCACCTTGATCCACTGCATGGAAGACCTGGCAGGATGGTCCGACGGGGTTCGTCCGAGTCCGGTTGCACGCAACGTCGCGCATCATGCCGCATCGTGCGCCGGTGTGTCTACGCGACGTAACCCCGGGCCGGGGAGGAGAGCCCCCGCAAACGCCGGAGGCCCGTGTGAGGCGGTGCCTCCCGAATCGGGACCGAGCGTCGCCCGTTTGACGACATGGAACCGTCCCTGACCCCGAGGTGGCCGCGCCCAGCTCGCCACAAAACATCTCCGCAAGTCATTCACAAAAAACAACTTGGGACAAATCCATGTCCGTGCCG
This Pirellulales bacterium DNA region includes the following protein-coding sequences:
- a CDS encoding YhdH/YhfP family quinone oxidoreductase, with the translated sequence MSRSFRALVVTQDENKQANAAVSTLTENDLPAGDCVVRVAWSSLNYKDALGATGHPGVVRRFPHVPGIDAAGTIESSTSDKFRPGDRIVITGFELGAPAWGGYSELIRVPAGWIVPLPPDLTLRESMIFGTAGFTAAQSVEALLMRGVQPGSGEVLVTGATGGVGSLAVAMLARLGFQVVAATGKPQSEGYLRELGAARIVGRDEVLDTSNRPLLSARWAGAVDTVGGNLLASVLRGVKTHGVVTCCGLVGGTDLNTSVYPFILRGIDLVGIDSATWPIERRPELWARMAGPWRPANLERLVAGEVTLEGLAPEIAKILGGGQQGRVLVRLSGE
- a CDS encoding metallopeptidase family protein; the protein is MDTRLRRRFDELLEQVLDDLPSDVMDLLETVPLVVDDYPPRKLLRELRIRDASELCGLYTGIPLGEQSSDRIGWAPETISIYRYGIICLAEEDDEPNDDALREQIRITILHEVGHHFGLDEEQLRELGYD
- a CDS encoding HEAT repeat domain-containing protein, which gives rise to MQWIKVTIVVLGVALLGGCGSREATPNTAATAATVGEVEDAGPTQEQIEAARSELPPPPQRPLLVGLGAPPPERGVNEAASDALGRIGEAAIPALLEALRDPDPLVRAEAVRALARMGPEAEPALDALIAALQDGDKGVRRAAAGAIGQIGPAAKKAIPALVQALRDYEQDAGSTH